Within Topomyia yanbarensis strain Yona2022 chromosome 2, ASM3024719v1, whole genome shotgun sequence, the genomic segment TACACGCACCAATTCTGCGTGATGAGCAGTCACCTTTTGGCGGCTTTTTGGAAAGCAATCAGTAAGAATTCGATCATTTCCATGCATTAGGAACGGTGTTGAGTTTTCATAGCTTGCCGGAAAAAACCTTCCGGTTCGTCATATCATAAACTTGTTGAAACATGCGAACAAGCGATCTGTAAAGTATTTAATACGGATATAATTCTAAGTGTCTACATCAAACTTTGGCCACTATCGGTCATTCTAGAATTTATTCTATTCAAAAACGACTTCACCTTTTCCAGATATACATCGATGATCACGGCTAGGCTAGAACTGCAAAACACTCCGGACAGATATCCACTAAAACCGTGGCTTAATAGCGATTCATCCTCTCCCGAAACAACTGCGAAATGGCCATCAATCTTCAACTGTTCCGGGAACGGAGGGAGCGAAAACCTATCGTAACGTCGTCGTTCACCTCCTGAAAATGCGAATAATTCCTAAGGAAAAAAGTCGCTTCCAACCACAATGTCAAGAGATTCGGtattaaaatgaaaagcgaCTCCTAATtctattctggttgcagttaaaattattaaatattatacCTCCGGCTTCCTTTTTCTTGTAATTTTAGCGTGCGCAACTAATACACATCCTGTGTATATTGTAGTGCATCGTCATACAAATAATTCACACTAGCTGCGCATGCTGAAAATAGTAGAAAAGAAAGGCACAAATACAATAATACGATTTTAACCTACCAACATTTGAACTTGAGCGGTAATTATTGAAAATGTTTGTGTAATtactattttaataaattatattacatgtatttcattcattttagtaaattttactcACCATATACATTTATTGTCATGACACCGTTTCATCATGAATGACGTGTAACTAACGGTAAATTGGAAACCGTAAATATGAGGGGAAAACAGCCTGCCAAAATTTTCGAACATTCAACAATTCGAATGCAATtatacttttaaaaatatttataaatatacgagaaaaaattaaaacaggcgaaacatttttttaagtaTTTTAATGTTTTATTAGGTTAACAATTTAATTGTAACAAAAAACTACAATTCAGTTTTTGTATGCTTTTTTCTAGtcatttcaattcttttaattAAATCAGACTTTTCTAAACATCCCTCGCATTCCTCGTTCCAGTCGGAAAGAATCTTTTTCAAGTCCCTAACTTTAAGCTTTTTGAGATCGACGGAATCGACGTCAATCACTTTATCGAATCGAAGATCGCAAATTTGGGCATCCttctttttcagtttttcgCAAATTTTATCAGCCGGCATGGACCAGCTCAGCGGTTTGGAGAGTTCCTGTAAAATTCCGGTAGCGGATTCCTCTGTACCACCTAAGTAGTAACAGAATCTTCGCTCTTTATTGTTGGTGTTCTTACAGAAACGTCGGAATTCATCTTCGATCCGGCTGGTACTTTTGATGGTCGATTCGTCTAATGTCGCGGCAAACTTTTCAATTGTTTTAACACAGACCTCACAATCACCATTTTGAAGCGCTAGCACAATTTCTAACGGAAGTAATAGGCAAAGAACAATGGAAATATATCCATTCATTTCGGATGTTCTTGGTGAAGGCGTGGAAAAAGAACTAACCAGAAATCCAACAAGAAACTCAAGAGCAAGAAACGTATATGATTAGCAATGACAGTTCGACTAGTAAACAACCAAACGTCAGGGTTGTGTTGGGTTGGTTCGACAACGGCGGGGTAACGTTTGCCCGCCGACAGTTATTTGTCGACTTTGCACTGTCAGCGTGAATtatgctgttttcggttttagaaACGAGTCGccctattggcgatttgcggcaaaaccaaaattagtcatgcgacacctatgattcagctcatgaactggtaaagtgatacagtttgcttttttcacccgcaagtgagtcgtagcttacaacctaggataggatccgccagctctgtctactgtttttgaaccaattctgaaccagctcgtgattggacgaaagtgacattggcaaacgttcggcttggaaactaaaagtactaaagggctgcttggaagtgttgtcgtATTGTGATATAAAACGTAAAGCAACGTTTGTTtaccgttttgttttttttttttggttttcttgagATTCCGCTTTCTTTCAATAACgtccgtctgtaattatgaagtgaAAGGCATTTTCTGGCAGACgaattcaaacatattatcTCTCTTTTCGAAGTCTAACCGAGTAACTGACTATTTAGCCTAAgtatgaaaattatttcaacttcatgtaaaaattgtctttgttccagcgCCGAGTAAATTGGGAGTATTGTCTATCgcgagataatatagcatttcgtcgagttgttgctatatgggatacacacgagtgcggtcgaaacaaaaacaaacgtcaaaatgttttctcactcgcactgatgcaaactagatgggcgcgtaattcaacgcacggccctgtggcgcatggctgaaaagtcgcaatgtggatttaagaaaagattcgcaatacatTGGGGCAAATCGTGAGAGTTATCCTGGAAATCGCTTGTTGTTCTTCTTTTagtattatcgatacagttgaattttacagtttttaacTGCATCAATCATCGGTGGAAATAGGAGCGtgttattttctactgctgttttgtccgaaaaaatcacatgaagtactggaacaaacctaaacaCCTATACAAActaaacaaaaattaagccttgcaaaaaagtagttttagaatatttaaaccaaatgcgaacagagaagattgatcttgtgaatgaggttgctcgactcagaaagcaacttacaaaaattaagagcatggaaatatttttcgtaatggccaacaacaaatctcgacaaacatatgattacggcctaaaagccaactgtcaaaatccactttgaatggaaattccggacaaaccgttacacgccaatcacagatgttggtagtaaatgaaagagaaaagttttatctttcataaactgttgtgaactgtattcgactagtaacggtttgtctaga encodes:
- the LOC131681274 gene encoding mesencephalic astrocyte-derived neurotrophic factor homolog, which produces MNGYISIVLCLLLPLEIVLALQNGDCEVCVKTIEKFAATLDESTIKSTSRIEDEFRRFCKNTNNKERRFCYYLGGTEESATGILQELSKPLSWSMPADKICEKLKKKDAQICDLRFDKVIDVDSVDLKKLKVRDLKKILSDWNEECEGCLEKSDLIKRIEMTRKKHTKTEL